The proteins below are encoded in one region of Apium graveolens cultivar Ventura chromosome 4, ASM990537v1, whole genome shotgun sequence:
- the LOC141716654 gene encoding uncharacterized protein LOC141716654 — MATMTDLPYELLSYIILLLVQSPGGAADFATIISVCRNFNMFAQVEDILEVVNFKIKLELKNFKRYQHINSLLVKCSEAGNVAAQFLLGKVILVSSSQLLLCEWKKVEHDAHPCDFATLSELGCILATDVPNEDHKVSSFMAYFLPEQVSNNEVSRTRLVHYQLVKVFLLNGSHRDLAEMSTFLTSYVRFFTSGGEEDTLLKCSKYLGYFAESIRFLEKQLMEVNSCSRFEGNTDAINYHIDVMKFNLVEFRSRTLRSLEVNLG; from the exons ATGGCAACAATGACAGATCTGCCCTATGAGCTCCTCTCTTACATTATACTTTTGTTGGTGCAGTCTCCAGGCGGAGCAGCTGATTTTGCAACGATCATCTCTGT TTGCAGAAACTTTAATATGTTCGCGCAAGTTGAAGACATACTCGAGGTTGTCAACTTTAAAATAAAGTTGGAACTTAAGAATTTTAAACGGTATCAGCACATTAACAGTCTGCTAGTGAAATGTTCGGAAGCTGGAAATGTAGCTGCCCAGTTTTTGCTAGGGAAG GTTATACTGGTGAGCTCTTCTCAGCTATTACTTTGTGAATGGAAGAAAGTAGAACATGATGCCCATCCTTGTGATTTTGCAACACTCAGTGAACTTGGTTGTATTCTTGCCACAGATGTTCCCAATGAGGACCATAAAGTTAGCTCTTTTATGGCCTACTTTTTACCTGAACAAGTATCTAATAATGAAGTCTCACGAACTAGATTGGTTCACTACCAGCTTGTGAAGGTTTTCTTGCTCAATGGCAGCCATCGTGACTTGGCTGAAATGTCTACATTCCTAACGAGTTATGTAAGGTTCTTCACCAGTGGTGGCGAAGAAGACACCCTCCTCAAATGCAGCAAATATCTTGGTTATTTCGCTGAGAGTATCAGATTTCTTGAGAAACAGTTAATGGAAGTCAATAGCTGTTCACGTTTCGAAGGCAATACAGATGCTATTAATTATCATATTGATGTGATGAAATTTAATCTCGTAGAATTCCGATCCCGGACACTTCGTTCCCTTGAAGTTAATTTGGGATAG